One Mycolicibacterium sp. ND9-15 genomic window, GCCGATCGGGAGCAACTCGCCAAGGCAGGCATCGCATGAGTCTCGACGGGCGTAGCGCGCTGGTCACCGGCGGTGCGAGTGGAATCGGTGCGGCCTGCGCACGCGCCCTGGCGGCAGATGGGGCGTCGGTCACCGTCGCGGATCTCGACGAGGCCGGCGCCAAGACGATCGCCGAGGAGATCGGTGGAAAGCCATGGGCTGTCGACCTTTCCGACGTCTCGGAGCTCGAGGGTCTTCGGCTGCAGACCGATATCCTGGTGAACAATGCCGGGGTTCAGCATGTCAGCCCAATCCCGGAGTTTCCGCCCGAGCGCTTTCGGTTCATCCTCAAGCTGATGCTCGAAGCGCCGTTCCTGCTGATCCGTGCGGCGTTGCCGCATATGTACGAACAGAACTTCGGCCGCGTCATCAACATCTCGTCGGTGCACGGCCTGCGCGCCTCGGAGTACAAGAGCGGCTACGTCACCGCAAAGCACGGATTGGAGGGACTGTCCAAGGTGACCGCTCTGGAGGGCGGCCCGCACGGCGTCACCAGCAACTGCGTCGACCCGGGCTACGTGCGCACGCCGTTGGTGACCGAGCAGATCGCCGATCAGGCCCGCAGCCACGGGATCGACGAGGATAAGGTGATCGCTGACATTCTGCTGAAGGAGAGTGCGATCAAGCGACTCGTCGAACCCGAAGAAGTTGCCTCACTGGTCACCTGGCTTGCCTCACCCGCCGCGACGATGGTGACCGGTGCGTCGTACACGATGGACGGCGGCTGGAGCGCCCGGTGACCGCCGCACCGCAATGGACGCCCACCGAGGCCGACATCGCCGGGGCCTGCGTCACCGATTTCGCACGTTTCGTACAGCGGCGCACCGGCCTCGACCTACCCGACTACCAGTCGCTGTGGCATTGGTCGGTCGACGACGTCAACGGTTTCTGGGCAGCGCTGTGGGATTACTTCGAGCTTGGCGTCCGCCCAGACGCGGCGCTCGCATCCACCGAAATGCCCGGTGCGCAATGGTTCCCGGGAACCGAACTCAATTACGTCGATCAGGTGGTGAGTAACGCCCGGTCCGATCGGCCCGCGATCCTCTACCTCACAGAGGGTGGTGAGCTCACCGAGGTGTCGTGGGCCGGGTTGATCAGCCGCACTGCGGCTTTCGCACACAAGCTGCGGGCGCTCGGAGTGACGACCGGTGACCGGGTCGTCGGATACCTACCGAACATCCCCGAAGCCGTGATCGCGTTTCTGGCCACCGCGAGCATCGGGGCCGTCTGGAGCGCCTGCGGCCAGGACTATTCGGCAAAGGCCGCTCTGGATCGGCTGGGGCAACTCGAGCCGAGCGTGCTGGTGACCACCGACGGCTACACCTACGGCGGCAAGTTTCACGACAAGGGCCGCGACATCGCCGTGCTGCAGGACGGTCTGCCGACTCTGCGCGCCACCGTGATGGCGTCCGAACTCACCGGCGGGGCCGACAGCGCTGCGCTGACAACGACGCCCGTCGACTTCGCGCACCCGTTATGGATCCTGTTCTCCTCGGGCACCACGGGGCTGCCCAAGGGCATCCTGCACGGGCACGGCGGTGTCTTGTTGGAGCATCTGAAAGCCGTCGCCCTGCAATCCGACATCGGACCTGACGACACCTTCTTCTGGTACACCAGCCCGAGTTGGATGATGTGGAACTTCCAGGTCGCCGGACTTCTGGTCGGAGCGACCATCGTCTGTTACGACGGCAGCCCCAGCGCCCCGCGGCCCGATACGCTGTGGGACCTCGCTGCTCGTGTCAAGGCCACCGTGCTGGGCACGAGTCCTGGCTATGTGCTCGGCTGCATGAAGGCCGGCGCGGAGCCGCGCAAGGAGCACGACCTGTCGGCGCTGCGCACGGTCGGCATCACCGGCGCATCGCTGCCGCCATCGTCGTCACTGTGGTTGAGCGACAACGCCGGTGAGCATGTGCAGGTTTCGTCGATCAGCGGCGGCACCGACGTGGTTTCGGCGTTCATCGGCGGCGTTCGCACAGTCCCGGTATGGCCGGGCGAGCTGTCGGCGCGGTACCTCGGCTGCGCGCTGGACTCCTGGGACGAGTCGGGCAAGCCGGTGCGCAACGAGGTCGGCGAGCTGGTGGTGACCAAGCCGCTGCCGTCCATGCCGATCGGTTTCTGGAACGATGCCGACGGGTCACGGTATCGCACAGCGTATTTCGAGATGTTCCCTGGCGTGTGGCGGCACGGCGACTGGATCACGATCACCGACCACGGCAGCGTCATCGTGCACGGCCGGTCGGACTCGACCTTGAACCGGCACGGCATCCGGATGGGCAGCGCCGACATCTATCAGGCCGTCGAACGACTGCCCGAGGTGGCCGAGTCGCTCATCATCGGCGTCGATCAGCCCGACGGGGGGTACTGGATGCCGCTGTTCGTGGTCCTCACGGACGGCGCCGAACTGACCGACGAGCTACGCGACCGCATCAAGAACACCGTTCGCGAAGAAGTGTCACCGCGGCACGTGCCTGACGAGATCATCGCCGCGCCAGGCGTTCCGCACACCCGCACGGGCAAGAAGCTAGAGGTGCCGATCAAGAAGCTGTTCCAGGGCGCCGACGCGGCGAAGGTGGTCGAGCGCAGCGCCGTCGACGACCCCGAGCTGCTGGAGTGGTACGTCACGCAGAAGCGTTGAGTTATCCATAGATTCCCGCCGGCGTCCACGATTGTCGGTCCTGCCTGACAGAATCGAATACGTGTTCGATGGCGTGGATGAGGCGGGGCTGGTCGCCACCATTGAGGAGGCCACCCGCGCCGAAGTGTGCGCGGGCGCATTGCGCACGGCGGCGATCGGGGAGTTGATGTCGCGCCGCGGTGTCGGCGACGACGATCACCCGCGCGCGTTGTGGGTCTGTGATCCGTGGGCCTCGGCGGCCGCTGAGGTCGCTGCGGCGATGAACATCAGCCACGGCAGGGCCTGCGGGCAGATGCGCATCGCCGAAACCCTGCGCGATCACCTGCCCAACGTGGGTGCGCTGTTCGCGGCGGGCCGGCTCTCGGCGCGGGTGATCGGGGCGCTCACCTGGCGTACCCGGCTGATCGCCGACGAGGCGGCTTGGGCGCTGATCGACACGGCGATGGCCGAACGGGTGGACCAGTGGGGACCGTTGTCGGAAGACGATCTGCGCACCGCCGTGGATGCGCTGGTACTGCAGTACGACCCCGACGCGGTGATCGCCAGCCAGGCCCGCGCCCGTGGCCGCGATTTCAAAGTCGGGTCCTATGAAGACGAGAACGGCGCCACCTCGGTGTGGGGCAAGTTGCTGGCCGCCGATGCCGCGGTGCTCGAGCGCAAGGTCGCCGCGATGGTGGACACCGTGTGCCCCGACGATCCGCGTTCGGCCGGCGAGCGCCGCTCCGATGCGATCGGGGCGATCGCCAACGGAAACGACCACCTACCGTGTGCCTGCGGCTCCCCGAACTGCTCGGCGCGCGCGGCCCAGCCCACCCCCACATCGTCGGTGGTGGTGAATGTCTACGCCGACGAGACCGCCGTCGATGCTGCCCTAGCGCCACAAGCGGCAGTCCGCCGCACCGCGGACTGCCGGCGAGATCCGGGCACCGCAGTGCTGTCCGGAGTCGGCGGTACGGAGGTGCTGCCCAACCCCATGCTGGCCGCGCTGCTGCGCAACGGCGCCACCCTGCGGCCGCTGGCCGTACCGGACCAACAGCCCGAGCACGGATATCGGCCCTCGGTCAAGCTGGCCCGCCGCATCCGCGCCCGCGACTTGCGCTGCCGCTTCCCTGGGTGCCAGCGGCGTGCAGAGTTCTGCGACATCGACCACGTCGTGGCCCACCCGAGCGGGGCGACGCATCAGTCGAACCTGGCTTGCCTGTGCCGTCTTCACCACCTCTTGAAGACCTTTTGGATCGGTGATTGGTCCTATCTGCTGCACGCCGACGGCGCCGCGGTCTGGACTGCACCGACCGGTCACATCTATATGACTCATCCGGGGTGTCGAAGTCTGTTTCCCGACTGGGACACCACCGCGGCCGACCTCCCGCGGCCGGGTACCAGCCCACCGCCCGACCGCCGCGGTCTGAAGATGCCGATGCGCAAGAAACCGCGATCAGTCGAACGCGCCCAACGCATCAAAGCCGAACGAGGACAAGACACCTCGGACCCGTCACCATATTGACACCGGTGGATGTGTCGTCGAGTTCGATTGTGGCCGACGTCCGGCTAGCCAGCGCCGCCGGTTTGAGAGTCCGCGTAGAACTCGTTGAACGCCTCGTATGCGCGGGGCCCGTGTACGGTGGCCGGCCCGCCCGCCATCAGGAACGCGACAGCGATTGCCTCGGCGGCCTCTTCCGGGGTGGCGCCGCGCAGTACCGCGCCGTGGGCGTGCGAGGAGATGCACCCGTCGCATTGCGTACTCACCGCGATCGCGAACGCTATGAGTTCCTTGGTCTTGGCGTCGATCGCCCCAGACGCCAGCGTTGCTTCGTGCAGGTGCTTGAAGCCCTCGTATACGGCGGGAATCGCATGCCTTAACTCGCGTGTGGGTTTGCGCAACTCGTCGCGGACCGCTTTGCCATAGCTCATGAGGCGATGCTGCCCGGCGGCAAAGCGTTGCGACACGGCCAGTAGTCCTCAGTTGGCGGGACGTTTGGCATCTTGCGCGGGCGTCAACCCAGCCAGCTGCCGATTCGCCGCAGCGCCTCGGTGATGTCGCTCGTCGGCCCCGCGAACGACAGCCGGACGAACGTACCGCCGCGGGCGGGGTCGAAGTCGATACCCGGTGCGATCGCAACTCCGGTGTCGGCGAGCAACTTCGAACAGAACGTCAGCGAGTCCGTGGTCAGATGGGAGACATCGGCGTATACGTAGAAGGCACCGTCGGTCGGGGCCACGCGGTCGATGCCGAGCCGGCGCAGGCCGTCGAGCAGCAGAAGCCGGTTGGCGGCGTAATGGTGTAGCAGAGCGTCGGACTCGGCGATCGATTCCGGGGTGAACGCTGCGACGGCGGCGTATTGCGCCAATGCCGGTGGGCAGATGGTG contains:
- a CDS encoding carboxymuconolactone decarboxylase family protein, translated to MSYGKAVRDELRKPTRELRHAIPAVYEGFKHLHEATLASGAIDAKTKELIAFAIAVSTQCDGCISSHAHGAVLRGATPEEAAEAIAVAFLMAGGPATVHGPRAYEAFNEFYADSQTGGAG
- a CDS encoding HNH endonuclease signature motif containing protein → MFDGVDEAGLVATIEEATRAEVCAGALRTAAIGELMSRRGVGDDDHPRALWVCDPWASAAAEVAAAMNISHGRACGQMRIAETLRDHLPNVGALFAAGRLSARVIGALTWRTRLIADEAAWALIDTAMAERVDQWGPLSEDDLRTAVDALVLQYDPDAVIASQARARGRDFKVGSYEDENGATSVWGKLLAADAAVLERKVAAMVDTVCPDDPRSAGERRSDAIGAIANGNDHLPCACGSPNCSARAAQPTPTSSVVVNVYADETAVDAALAPQAAVRRTADCRRDPGTAVLSGVGGTEVLPNPMLAALLRNGATLRPLAVPDQQPEHGYRPSVKLARRIRARDLRCRFPGCQRRAEFCDIDHVVAHPSGATHQSNLACLCRLHHLLKTFWIGDWSYLLHADGAAVWTAPTGHIYMTHPGCRSLFPDWDTTAADLPRPGTSPPPDRRGLKMPMRKKPRSVERAQRIKAERGQDTSDPSPY
- a CDS encoding 3-hydroxybutyrate dehydrogenase, translated to MSLDGRSALVTGGASGIGAACARALAADGASVTVADLDEAGAKTIAEEIGGKPWAVDLSDVSELEGLRLQTDILVNNAGVQHVSPIPEFPPERFRFILKLMLEAPFLLIRAALPHMYEQNFGRVINISSVHGLRASEYKSGYVTAKHGLEGLSKVTALEGGPHGVTSNCVDPGYVRTPLVTEQIADQARSHGIDEDKVIADILLKESAIKRLVEPEEVASLVTWLASPAATMVTGASYTMDGGWSAR
- a CDS encoding acetoacetate--CoA ligase gives rise to the protein MTAAPQWTPTEADIAGACVTDFARFVQRRTGLDLPDYQSLWHWSVDDVNGFWAALWDYFELGVRPDAALASTEMPGAQWFPGTELNYVDQVVSNARSDRPAILYLTEGGELTEVSWAGLISRTAAFAHKLRALGVTTGDRVVGYLPNIPEAVIAFLATASIGAVWSACGQDYSAKAALDRLGQLEPSVLVTTDGYTYGGKFHDKGRDIAVLQDGLPTLRATVMASELTGGADSAALTTTPVDFAHPLWILFSSGTTGLPKGILHGHGGVLLEHLKAVALQSDIGPDDTFFWYTSPSWMMWNFQVAGLLVGATIVCYDGSPSAPRPDTLWDLAARVKATVLGTSPGYVLGCMKAGAEPRKEHDLSALRTVGITGASLPPSSSLWLSDNAGEHVQVSSISGGTDVVSAFIGGVRTVPVWPGELSARYLGCALDSWDESGKPVRNEVGELVVTKPLPSMPIGFWNDADGSRYRTAYFEMFPGVWRHGDWITITDHGSVIVHGRSDSTLNRHGIRMGSADIYQAVERLPEVAESLIIGVDQPDGGYWMPLFVVLTDGAELTDELRDRIKNTVREEVSPRHVPDEIIAAPGVPHTRTGKKLEVPIKKLFQGADAAKVVERSAVDDPELLEWYVTQKR